One segment of uncultured Propionivibrio sp. DNA contains the following:
- a CDS encoding methylglyoxal synthase: MTTTNPVTTPAKKAILPRKRIALVAHDNKKKDLMEWARFNKGSLSAHDLCATGTTGTLLERVLGVDVQKFKSGPLGGDQQIGALIAEGLVDFIIFFWDPLEPQPHDPDVKALLRLAVVWNVPVACNRATADFLISSPLMSSEYERALPDFESHINRYEAETNMTTD; the protein is encoded by the coding sequence ATGACAACGACGAATCCCGTGACCACACCGGCCAAGAAAGCGATTCTTCCGCGCAAGCGCATCGCGCTGGTGGCGCACGACAACAAGAAAAAGGACCTGATGGAGTGGGCGCGCTTCAACAAGGGGTCGCTGAGCGCGCACGATCTCTGTGCGACGGGAACAACCGGCACCCTGCTTGAGCGCGTGCTCGGCGTCGATGTGCAGAAGTTCAAGAGCGGTCCGCTCGGCGGCGACCAGCAGATCGGCGCGCTGATTGCCGAAGGACTGGTCGACTTCATCATCTTCTTCTGGGATCCGCTCGAACCGCAGCCCCACGATCCCGACGTCAAGGCGCTGCTGCGCCTCGCCGTGGTGTGGAACGTGCCGGTCGCCTGCAACCGGGCGACCGCCGACTTCCTGATTTCGTCGCCGCTCATGTCGTCCGAATACGAGCGGGCGCTGCCGGATTTCGAGTCGCACATCAACCGCTACGAAGCCGAAACGAATATGACCACCGACTGA
- a CDS encoding universal stress protein, producing the protein MFKHILVPTDGSEFSTETVRRAVSFAKEAGAEITAFFAKPDFSATGYYGEGAVILAKAIEEDDARSEAYARKVLGFVEDLCREAGVTCHTKTLTSALIYEGIIDAATQSGCDLIFMASHGRSGIKALLLGSETHKVLTHSKVPVLVYR; encoded by the coding sequence ATGTTCAAGCACATTCTCGTTCCGACCGATGGTTCCGAGTTTTCGACTGAAACGGTCCGGCGTGCGGTGTCGTTCGCGAAGGAGGCGGGCGCCGAAATCACGGCGTTCTTCGCCAAGCCCGATTTCTCGGCGACCGGTTATTACGGCGAAGGCGCCGTGATCCTCGCCAAAGCCATCGAGGAAGATGATGCGCGTTCCGAAGCGTATGCCAGGAAGGTGCTCGGTTTCGTCGAGGATCTGTGTCGTGAAGCCGGTGTAACCTGTCACACCAAAACGCTGACCAGCGCGCTGATTTATGAGGGGATCATCGATGCGGCGACGCAGAGCGGCTGCGACCTGATCTTCATGGCCTCGCACGGACGCAGCGGCATCAAGGCCCTGCTGCTCGGCAGCGAAACCCACAAGGTGCTGACGCACTCGAAGGTCCCGGTGCTGGTGTACCGCTGA
- a CDS encoding TIGR03862 family flavoprotein — MTMRVAVIGGGPAGLMAADVLAAAGQPVDVYDAMPSVGRKFLMAGKGGMNITHAEAFDDFCARYGDAQAVLAPLLKRFGPEAVRTWMHDLGIDSLVGSSRRVFPVGMKAAPLLRAWLHRLRQSGVRVHVRHRWTALDALETGGYRLGFSTPEGEQQHEANAVIFALGGGSWARLGSDGAWMAPFARLRIATAPLRPANCGFDCNWSALLRERFAGQPLKNIAACVAGADGLSAGDWRRGEIMVTATGIEGTLVYAFSAPLRDTLAAHGQATLLIDLQPQHDHDAVIAAVTRPRGSRSLASHLQGTLGLKGLKMALLHECLPKAVLADPAALGAAIKALPLRLDASRPLDEAISSAGGVRFDAVDAQLMLKRYQGLFCAGEMLDWEAPTGGYLLTACLSTGHAAGQGALAWLQSGHHHPPTSP; from the coding sequence ATGACCATGCGCGTCGCCGTCATCGGCGGCGGCCCGGCCGGATTGATGGCCGCCGACGTCCTCGCTGCGGCGGGACAGCCGGTCGACGTCTATGACGCGATGCCCTCGGTCGGACGCAAGTTTCTGATGGCCGGCAAGGGCGGCATGAACATCACCCACGCCGAAGCCTTCGACGATTTCTGCGCCCGCTACGGCGACGCACAGGCGGTGTTGGCGCCGCTGCTCAAGCGCTTCGGTCCCGAAGCCGTGCGCACCTGGATGCATGACCTCGGCATCGACAGCCTTGTCGGCTCTTCCCGCCGCGTCTTTCCCGTCGGCATGAAGGCCGCGCCGCTGCTGCGCGCCTGGTTGCACCGGCTGCGGCAAAGCGGCGTGCGCGTTCACGTCCGGCATCGCTGGACCGCGCTCGACGCGTTGGAGACGGGTGGCTACCGGCTCGGCTTTTCCACGCCCGAGGGCGAACAGCAGCACGAGGCCAACGCCGTGATCTTCGCGCTCGGCGGCGGCAGCTGGGCCAGGCTCGGCAGCGACGGTGCCTGGATGGCACCCTTCGCCCGGCTTCGCATCGCCACCGCGCCGCTGCGCCCGGCCAACTGCGGCTTCGACTGCAACTGGAGCGCCCTGCTGCGCGAACGCTTCGCTGGCCAGCCGCTCAAGAATATCGCCGCCTGCGTCGCCGGCGCCGACGGCCTTTCCGCCGGCGATTGGCGGCGCGGCGAAATCATGGTCACCGCCACCGGCATCGAAGGAACGCTCGTCTATGCGTTCTCGGCGCCCCTGCGCGACACGCTTGCCGCCCACGGCCAGGCGACGCTGCTGATCGACCTGCAGCCACAACATGACCACGACGCCGTCATCGCCGCCGTCACCCGTCCGCGCGGCTCGCGTTCGCTGGCGAGCCACCTGCAGGGGACGCTCGGCCTGAAGGGCCTCAAGATGGCGCTGCTGCACGAATGCCTGCCCAAGGCCGTGCTGGCTGACCCGGCCGCGCTCGGCGCGGCGATCAAGGCGCTGCCGCTGCGGCTCGATGCGTCAAGGCCACTCGACGAGGCGATCAGCAGCGCCGGCGGCGTCCGGTTCGACGCAGTCGATGCGCAGCTCATGCTGAAACGCTATCAGGGCCTCTTCTGCGCTGGCGAAATGCTCGACTGGGAAGCGCCGACCGGCGGCTACCTGCTTACCGCCTGCCTATCCACCGGTCATGCGGCTGGGCAAGGCGCGCTGGCATGGCTACAATCGGGCCATCACCACCCGCCGACTTCGCCATGA